One Amorphoplanes digitatis genomic window carries:
- a CDS encoding STM4014 family protein, with product MRLAVVGNPGNRRVALFAAAAERAGLPAPRVYPWRDVLLSGRVPGPDELVRVDSPGEDAEVDRLLRELGSGRPAVPAGHGEILGTAAAFAGLREALGRVAAGGGRLLSRPADILAMTAKPRCHALLAAAGVAVPPALPPVHGYESLRAAMAAAGWSRVFVKPAYGSSASGVLALAAGGRRRVTAVTSVELSAGRIFNNLRVRRYDDEASIAEIVDRLAPDGLHVERWYPKAALGGRVLDLRVVVIAGRPRHVVVRTGRSPMTNLHLGNARGDVAAVRAAAGEQAWQAAMRTCARAAACFPGTLHAGVDLMFRARWGDHAVAEVNAFGDLLPGVLADRLDTYGAQVAAVLDGWAGAPCAT from the coding sequence GTGCGCCTCGCCGTCGTCGGCAACCCGGGCAACCGCCGGGTCGCCCTGTTCGCCGCGGCCGCGGAGCGGGCCGGGCTGCCCGCGCCCCGGGTCTATCCGTGGCGCGACGTGCTGCTCTCCGGGCGGGTTCCGGGGCCGGACGAGCTGGTGCGCGTCGATTCGCCCGGCGAGGACGCCGAGGTGGACCGGCTGCTCCGCGAGCTGGGCAGCGGCCGGCCCGCCGTGCCGGCCGGGCACGGGGAGATCCTCGGCACCGCGGCGGCGTTCGCGGGGCTGCGGGAGGCGCTCGGCCGGGTCGCGGCCGGCGGCGGGCGGCTGCTGAGCCGGCCCGCGGACATCCTGGCCATGACGGCGAAGCCACGCTGCCACGCCCTGCTGGCCGCGGCCGGCGTCGCGGTGCCGCCGGCCCTGCCGCCGGTGCACGGCTACGAATCGCTGCGCGCGGCGATGGCGGCGGCCGGCTGGAGCCGGGTCTTCGTGAAGCCCGCATACGGTTCGTCGGCGTCGGGCGTGCTGGCGCTGGCCGCCGGCGGGCGCCGCCGCGTCACGGCGGTCACCTCGGTCGAGCTGAGCGCGGGACGGATCTTCAACAACCTCCGGGTGCGCCGCTACGACGACGAGGCCTCGATCGCGGAGATCGTGGACCGGCTGGCACCGGACGGGCTGCACGTCGAGCGGTGGTACCCGAAGGCCGCCCTCGGCGGCCGGGTGCTCGACCTGCGGGTGGTCGTGATCGCCGGGCGGCCGCGGCACGTGGTGGTGCGGACCGGCCGGTCGCCGATGACCAACCTGCACCTCGGCAACGCCCGCGGCGACGTGGCGGCCGTGCGGGCCGCGGCCGGCGAGCAGGCCTGGCAGGCCGCGATGCGGACGTGCGCGCGCGCGGCCGCGTGCTTCCCCGGCACCCTGCACGCCGGCGTGGACCTGATGTTCCGGGCGCGGTGGGGCGACCACGCGGTGGCGGAGGTGAACGCGTTCGGCGACCTGCTGCCGGGCGTGCTCGCGGACCGGCTCGACACCTACGGCGCGCAGGTGGCCGCCGTCCTGGACGGCTGGGCGGGTGCGCCGTGCGCGACCTGA
- a CDS encoding STM4015 family protein — translation MTINHYLTTFAGLPVLGAQEQSPADPAAVTWRLEMEDFEADPEEFVAEFERLLERTGPAGPTALIIGEWGSAYERAFPVDLLVGNAARLGGLRALFIGEMSSEQCEISWIQQGDITPLLEAFPALEHLWVRGAEELALTPMRHTGLRELVLQSGGLPATVVRAVGACDLPNLTHLELWLGVDQYGGDARGDDLAPILAGRSLPALTHLGLRNAEIADEVAAAVAAAPVVARLTGLDLSLGVLGDAGAESLLTGQPLTHLKTLDLSHHFMSPEIAQRLVDELPGVAVDVSDKQSEERWGRFTAVAE, via the coding sequence GTGACCATCAACCACTACCTGACGACGTTCGCGGGCCTGCCGGTCCTCGGAGCGCAGGAGCAGAGCCCGGCCGACCCGGCCGCCGTGACCTGGCGGCTGGAGATGGAGGACTTCGAGGCCGACCCGGAGGAGTTCGTCGCGGAGTTCGAGCGGTTGCTGGAGCGCACCGGGCCGGCCGGACCCACCGCGCTGATCATCGGTGAGTGGGGTTCGGCCTACGAGCGGGCCTTCCCGGTCGACCTGCTGGTCGGCAACGCCGCGCGGCTCGGCGGGCTGCGGGCGCTGTTCATCGGCGAGATGAGCTCCGAACAGTGCGAGATCTCGTGGATCCAGCAGGGCGACATCACCCCGCTGCTGGAGGCGTTCCCGGCGCTGGAGCACCTCTGGGTGCGCGGCGCGGAGGAGCTCGCGCTGACCCCGATGCGGCACACGGGCCTGCGCGAGCTGGTGCTCCAGTCCGGCGGGCTGCCGGCCACGGTGGTCCGGGCCGTCGGCGCCTGCGACCTGCCGAACCTGACGCACCTGGAGCTGTGGCTCGGCGTCGATCAATACGGCGGCGACGCGCGCGGCGACGACCTCGCCCCGATCCTGGCCGGACGGTCGCTGCCCGCGCTCACCCATCTCGGCCTGCGCAACGCGGAGATCGCCGACGAGGTCGCCGCGGCCGTCGCCGCCGCGCCGGTGGTCGCCCGGCTCACCGGGCTGGACCTGTCGCTGGGCGTGCTCGGCGACGCGGGCGCCGAGTCCCTGCTGACCGGCCAGCCGCTCACCCACCTCAAGACGCTCGACCTGAGCCACCACTTCATGTCGCCGGAGATCGCCCAGCGGCTGGTCGACGAGCTGCCGGGCGTCGCGGTCGACGTCTCGGACAAGCAGTCGGAGGAGCGGTGGGGACGGTTCACGGCGGTAGCCGAGTAG
- a CDS encoding isoamylase has product MHPRLRLLLVTVVAVLAAGVISAPSARAAIDAQSLGARRNAAAGTITFRVYSATATRIAAYVYSAATGAQENVSYVLTENSDTFSATVTVADLAAHGVTGTVYYGYRAWGPNWPYNSAWTKGSTAGFISDVDSAGNRFNPNKLLIDPYAREISHDPRTPGHTDASGYRSGANRAADTGTFAPKGIVLTPATGGSGTKPTRAFKDDIVYEVHLRGLTRNDTSIAAAYRGTYRGAGLKAAYLASLGVTAVEFLPVQETQNDTHDVEPTSTAGDNYWGYMTLNYFAPDRRYSSDKSPGGPTAEFQAMVKAYHDAGIKVLIDVVYNHTGEEGPQGDKNTYNLFSWRGLDNPTYYSLTGDRQGPWDNTGVGGNYNTANPVAQNLIVDSVAYWKNTLGVDGFRFDLASVLGNTCQHGCFNYNRTATGTALNRLVAEMPARPAAGGSGVDWIAEPWAIGGNSYQVGNFPAGWSEWNGIYRDTVRRDQNKLGVDAVTPGDLANRFAGSSDLYGDDGRRPWNSINFVVAHDGFTLKDLYSCSAKNNDQAWPYGPSDGGSDDNISWNQGGVAGDQRKAARNGQALLTLSAGTPMMTGGDEHLRGINCNNNPYNVDSSANWLGWAPDANQANFATFTGRLLAFRKAHPALRPANFYTASDTNGNGLGQLVWFTPAGTTPDAAYWADANNHALAWRIDGSEFGDSAPGIYVAYNGWSGDVTFTLPAPPSGKQWYRVTDTSTWAEGPDQVAAPGGETLIGGASTAYALRARGLLLLIAK; this is encoded by the coding sequence ATGCATCCCCGCTTGCGCCTGTTGCTGGTCACCGTCGTCGCGGTCCTGGCGGCCGGCGTCATCTCCGCACCGTCCGCCCGCGCCGCCATCGACGCACAGAGCCTCGGCGCGCGCCGGAACGCCGCCGCCGGCACCATCACGTTCCGGGTCTACTCGGCGACCGCCACCCGGATCGCCGCCTACGTGTACAGCGCCGCCACCGGCGCGCAGGAGAACGTCAGCTACGTCCTGACCGAGAACAGCGACACCTTCTCCGCGACGGTCACCGTCGCCGACCTCGCCGCGCACGGCGTCACCGGCACCGTCTACTACGGATACCGCGCCTGGGGACCGAACTGGCCGTACAACAGCGCCTGGACCAAGGGCTCGACCGCCGGGTTCATCTCCGACGTCGACTCCGCCGGCAACCGCTTCAACCCCAACAAGCTCCTGATCGACCCGTACGCGAGGGAGATCAGCCACGATCCGCGCACGCCGGGCCACACCGATGCGAGCGGGTACCGCTCCGGCGCCAACCGCGCGGCCGACACCGGCACGTTCGCGCCCAAGGGCATCGTCCTGACCCCGGCCACCGGCGGATCCGGCACGAAACCCACCCGGGCCTTCAAGGACGACATCGTGTACGAGGTGCACCTGCGTGGCCTCACCAGGAACGACACCTCGATCGCGGCGGCGTACCGGGGCACCTACCGGGGCGCCGGGCTCAAGGCCGCCTACCTCGCGTCGCTCGGCGTGACCGCGGTCGAGTTCCTGCCGGTACAGGAGACCCAGAACGACACCCACGACGTCGAGCCGACAAGCACCGCCGGGGACAACTACTGGGGTTACATGACCCTCAACTACTTCGCGCCCGACCGCCGCTACTCCTCCGACAAGTCGCCCGGCGGGCCGACCGCGGAGTTCCAGGCCATGGTGAAGGCATACCACGACGCGGGCATCAAGGTCCTCATCGACGTCGTCTACAACCACACCGGCGAGGAGGGTCCGCAGGGCGACAAGAACACCTACAACCTGTTCTCGTGGCGCGGCCTGGACAACCCCACCTACTACTCGCTGACCGGCGACCGGCAGGGCCCGTGGGACAACACCGGCGTCGGCGGCAACTACAACACCGCCAACCCGGTCGCGCAGAACCTCATCGTCGACTCCGTCGCCTACTGGAAGAACACGCTCGGCGTCGACGGGTTCCGGTTCGACCTGGCGTCCGTGCTCGGCAACACCTGCCAGCACGGCTGCTTCAACTACAACCGCACGGCCACCGGCACCGCACTCAACCGCCTCGTCGCCGAGATGCCGGCCCGGCCGGCCGCCGGCGGCTCCGGCGTCGACTGGATCGCCGAGCCGTGGGCCATCGGCGGCAACAGCTACCAGGTCGGCAACTTCCCGGCCGGCTGGTCGGAGTGGAACGGCATCTACCGCGACACCGTGCGCCGCGACCAGAACAAGCTGGGCGTCGACGCGGTCACCCCGGGCGACCTCGCCAACCGCTTCGCCGGCTCGTCCGACCTGTACGGAGACGACGGCCGCCGCCCGTGGAACTCGATCAACTTCGTGGTCGCCCACGACGGCTTCACCCTCAAGGACCTCTACTCCTGCTCGGCCAAGAACAACGACCAGGCCTGGCCGTACGGGCCGTCCGACGGCGGCTCGGACGACAACATCTCCTGGAACCAGGGCGGGGTCGCCGGCGACCAGCGCAAGGCGGCCCGCAACGGCCAGGCGCTGCTCACGCTGTCGGCCGGCACGCCGATGATGACCGGCGGCGACGAGCACCTGCGCGGGATCAACTGCAACAACAACCCGTACAACGTCGACTCCAGCGCCAACTGGCTCGGCTGGGCGCCCGACGCCAACCAGGCGAACTTCGCGACCTTCACCGGCCGGCTGCTCGCGTTCCGCAAGGCGCACCCGGCCCTGCGACCGGCGAACTTCTACACCGCCTCGGACACCAACGGAAACGGCCTCGGCCAGCTCGTCTGGTTCACCCCGGCGGGCACGACGCCGGACGCCGCGTACTGGGCGGACGCGAACAACCACGCACTGGCCTGGCGCATCGACGGCAGCGAGTTCGGTGACTCCGCGCCGGGCATCTACGTCGCGTACAACGGCTGGTCCGGAGACGTCACCTTCACCCTGCCCGCACCGCCGTCCGGGAAGCAGTGGTACAGGGTGACCGACACGTCCACCTGGGCGGAGGGACCCGACCAGGTCGCCGCGCCGGGCGGCGAGACGCTCATCGGCGGTGCCTCCACCGCGTACGCGCTGCGCGCACGCGGCCTGCTCCTGCTCATCGCCAAGTAG
- a CDS encoding Pr6Pr family membrane protein: MARIWLRPQLWLRVLIVGSGLVGLLADQYRIAYYTTQSNLITLGYFSGVLYWMVRRNAVEPAAPRLRGAVTLWILITGLISHFMLEGGANPLPGLVAGDPAEQVTNWSRFLVHYAVPALVLIDWIAFGPRRVSPWRDLWLWILFPLGYGVASVLRAVAIPTVSDRYPYFFLNPTSHGYGWVAGQFVRLAVIFAGLGAILLLIDRLRGRRPAPAAPPVAEEAAELPVPSP, translated from the coding sequence ATGGCGAGGATCTGGCTCCGGCCGCAGCTGTGGCTGCGCGTGCTCATCGTCGGCTCGGGGCTGGTCGGGCTCCTCGCCGATCAGTACCGCATCGCGTACTACACCACGCAGAGCAACCTGATCACGCTGGGCTACTTCAGCGGGGTCCTGTACTGGATGGTCCGGCGGAACGCCGTCGAGCCGGCGGCGCCCCGGCTGCGCGGCGCGGTCACCCTCTGGATCCTCATCACCGGACTGATCTCGCACTTCATGCTGGAGGGCGGCGCCAACCCGCTGCCCGGGCTGGTGGCCGGCGACCCGGCGGAGCAGGTGACCAACTGGTCGCGGTTCCTGGTGCACTACGCCGTGCCGGCGCTGGTGCTCATCGACTGGATCGCGTTCGGCCCGCGCCGCGTGTCGCCGTGGCGCGATCTGTGGCTGTGGATCCTGTTCCCGCTCGGCTACGGCGTCGCGTCGGTGCTGCGCGCGGTCGCGATCCCGACGGTCTCCGACCGATACCCCTACTTCTTCCTGAACCCCACTTCACACGGGTACGGGTGGGTGGCGGGCCAGTTCGTGCGGCTCGCCGTGATCTTCGCGGGCCTCGGCGCGATCCTGTTGCTGATCGATCGGCTGCGGGGGCGCCGCCCGGCGCCCGCCGCGCCGCCGGTCGCCGAGGAGGCCGCGGAGCTGCCGGTGCCTTCCCCCTAG
- a CDS encoding PadR family transcriptional regulator produces the protein MKVAKDLVAASAVPMVLGILAEEASYGYAILKRINELSGGELDWTEGLLYPLLHRLERLGHVESSWQTVTGERRRKYYRITGTGLAELAEQRRQWDTVVDTLKGVWHGMGELGPLPGLTCEAGA, from the coding sequence ATGAAGGTCGCGAAGGATCTGGTGGCAGCCTCGGCGGTGCCGATGGTGCTGGGCATCTTGGCGGAGGAGGCGAGCTACGGCTACGCCATCCTCAAACGGATCAACGAGCTGTCCGGCGGTGAGCTGGACTGGACCGAGGGCCTGCTCTACCCGCTGCTGCACCGGCTGGAGCGGCTCGGGCACGTGGAGTCGAGCTGGCAGACGGTCACCGGCGAGCGGCGCCGCAAGTACTACCGCATCACCGGAACGGGCCTTGCCGAGCTCGCGGAGCAGCGCCGCCAGTGGGACACGGTCGTCGACACGCTCAAGGGCGTCTGGCACGGCATGGGCGAGCTCGGCCCGCTGCCGGGGCTCACGTGTGAGGCCGGGGCATGA
- a CDS encoding permease prefix domain 1-containing protein, protein MTAQHGQDELEAQFAQWRQYVERRRELQASDADELEDHLRGSVDALVAAGLSADEAFLVAVKRMGSLDELSREFAREHSERLWKQLVLTGADQDPAGGGSRRDLWALVACAAGAAVSVKLPALFGLDFDQDGSFYARNFSLFALTWLAGFLAWRRQAGRTMIAALAALFVLGAVAANVYPLGEESQSLVITSIHLPIALWLVVGLAYVSEEWRSSRRRMDFIRFTGEWFVYFVLIALGGGVLTAFTAGTFNAIGMDPEVFISQWLLPCGAVAAVVVAGWLVEAKQSVVENIAPVLTRLFTPLFTAVLLAFLAAVLVTSTGIDVEREALILFNLLLVVVLGLMLYTMSARDPLAPPGVFDRLQLALVASALAVDVLVLLEIIGRISEYGTTPNKTAALGENIILLVNLAGSAWLLLKLVRRRTPFEALERWQTGYLPVFAAWAWAVVLVFPPLFDYA, encoded by the coding sequence ATGACGGCGCAGCACGGTCAGGACGAGCTCGAGGCGCAGTTCGCGCAGTGGCGCCAGTACGTGGAGCGTCGCCGGGAGTTGCAGGCGTCCGACGCCGACGAGCTCGAGGACCACCTCCGCGGTTCCGTCGACGCTCTGGTCGCCGCCGGCCTGAGCGCGGACGAGGCGTTCCTGGTCGCGGTCAAGCGGATGGGCAGCCTCGACGAGCTGTCCCGCGAGTTCGCCCGGGAGCACTCCGAGCGGCTGTGGAAGCAACTGGTGCTGACCGGCGCGGACCAGGACCCGGCCGGCGGTGGGTCGCGCCGCGACCTGTGGGCCCTGGTCGCCTGCGCGGCCGGCGCCGCGGTCTCCGTCAAGCTGCCGGCGCTGTTCGGGCTGGACTTCGACCAGGACGGCTCGTTCTACGCGCGCAACTTCAGCCTGTTCGCGCTGACCTGGCTGGCGGGCTTCCTCGCCTGGCGCCGGCAGGCCGGGCGCACGATGATCGCCGCGCTGGCCGCCCTGTTCGTGCTCGGCGCCGTCGCGGCCAACGTCTACCCGCTCGGCGAGGAGTCGCAGTCGCTGGTGATCACCAGCATCCACCTGCCGATCGCCCTCTGGCTGGTGGTGGGGCTCGCCTACGTCTCCGAGGAGTGGCGCTCGTCGCGAAGACGGATGGACTTCATCCGCTTCACCGGCGAATGGTTCGTCTACTTCGTCCTCATCGCCCTCGGCGGCGGCGTCCTGACCGCCTTCACGGCTGGCACGTTCAACGCGATCGGGATGGACCCCGAGGTGTTCATCTCGCAGTGGCTGCTGCCCTGCGGCGCGGTCGCCGCGGTCGTGGTGGCCGGCTGGCTCGTCGAGGCCAAGCAGAGCGTTGTCGAGAACATCGCCCCGGTGCTCACGCGGCTGTTCACCCCGCTGTTCACCGCCGTCCTGCTCGCCTTCCTCGCCGCGGTCCTGGTGACCAGCACCGGCATCGACGTCGAGCGCGAGGCGCTGATCCTGTTCAACCTGCTGCTTGTCGTCGTGCTGGGGCTGATGCTCTACACGATGTCGGCCCGCGATCCGCTGGCCCCGCCCGGCGTGTTCGACCGGCTCCAGCTCGCGCTCGTGGCGAGCGCGCTCGCCGTCGACGTGCTGGTGCTGCTGGAGATCATCGGGCGCATCTCCGAGTACGGCACCACGCCGAACAAGACGGCGGCGCTCGGCGAGAACATCATCCTGCTGGTCAACCTCGCCGGCTCGGCGTGGCTGCTGCTGAAGCTCGTTCGCCGGCGTACGCCGTTCGAGGCGCTCGAGCGCTGGCAGACCGGCTACCTCCCGGTGTTCGCCGCCTGGGCCTGGGCCGTGGTCCTGGTCTTCCCGCCGCTGTTCGACTACGCCTGA
- a CDS encoding TerC/Alx family metal homeostasis membrane protein, whose product MHSGLFVANPLPSVASPRLWAITIAALLILLCVDFVITRRPHDVLIREAVAWSVFYLALPALFGLILWQVYGDAPAVSFYTGYVVEKSLSVDNLFVFMLLLAAFAVPSALSQRVLLYGIVGALVLRAVFIAAGAAVLQTGTWAFLLFGAVLFATAVKVLRDARRGEQPRVDIDRMLGVRMLRRVMPVDGRYHGTRLTVRGNGRRALTPMALVVVAVFMTDIVFAVDSVPAVYGVTDDPYLVFATNAFALLGLRALYFVLRDVLGRLRHLNYGLAVILGFIGAKLVLHWAHGVWPQVPDVPTVLSLGVILATLAAVTVTSLAADRRERRAQPASALG is encoded by the coding sequence GTGCACTCCGGATTGTTCGTCGCCAACCCGCTGCCGTCGGTGGCGTCGCCCCGGCTCTGGGCCATCACGATCGCGGCCCTGCTGATCCTGCTCTGCGTCGACTTCGTCATCACCCGGCGACCGCACGACGTGCTGATCCGCGAGGCGGTCGCCTGGTCCGTGTTCTATCTGGCGCTGCCGGCCCTGTTCGGCCTGATCCTCTGGCAGGTGTACGGCGACGCCCCGGCGGTCTCGTTCTACACCGGCTACGTCGTGGAGAAGTCGCTGTCGGTGGACAACCTGTTCGTGTTCATGCTGCTGCTCGCCGCCTTCGCGGTGCCGTCGGCGCTGTCGCAGCGGGTCCTGCTGTACGGCATCGTCGGCGCCCTGGTGCTGCGCGCGGTGTTCATCGCGGCCGGCGCGGCCGTGCTGCAGACCGGCACCTGGGCGTTCCTGCTGTTCGGCGCGGTGCTGTTCGCCACGGCGGTCAAGGTGCTGCGCGACGCCCGGCGCGGCGAGCAGCCCCGGGTCGACATCGACCGGATGCTCGGCGTACGCATGCTGCGCCGGGTCATGCCGGTCGACGGCCGGTACCACGGCACCCGCCTGACCGTGCGGGGGAACGGCCGCCGGGCGCTGACACCGATGGCCCTGGTGGTCGTCGCGGTGTTCATGACCGACATCGTGTTCGCGGTCGACTCGGTGCCCGCCGTGTACGGCGTGACCGACGACCCGTACCTGGTCTTCGCCACCAACGCCTTCGCCCTGCTCGGCCTCCGGGCGCTGTATTTCGTGCTGCGCGACGTCCTCGGCCGGCTGCGCCACCTCAACTACGGCCTCGCCGTCATCCTGGGCTTCATCGGCGCCAAGCTGGTCCTGCACTGGGCACACGGCGTCTGGCCTCAGGTGCCCGACGTGCCGACCGTGCTCTCGCTGGGCGTCATCCTCGCGACCCTGGCGGCGGTGACGGTCACCAGCCTCGCCGCCGACCGCCGGGAGCGACGCGCCCAGCCGGCTTCCGCTCTCGGGTAG
- a CDS encoding phosphotransferase, with translation MTGSAERALLAARLAARPVRLGDTMRRPRHDRSAYVDELLRQLAGAGFAGVPRPLGYDERGRQILTFIEGEVPAGEGPHRLSDARIRSATELIRAFHDATAATPLREDQEIVCHGDLGPHNTVFDGERAIAIIDFEDDVGPGRRVDDFAQAVWGFVDLTDAGVAVADQARRTRLMCDTYGGVTPAAVVEALTARFHRARDHHRAAGLRGAEQVFDDLLTWMSRFGTRIARG, from the coding sequence GTGACGGGGTCCGCTGAGCGGGCGCTGCTGGCCGCCCGGCTCGCGGCCCGCCCCGTACGCCTCGGCGACACGATGCGGCGACCGCGGCACGACCGTTCCGCGTACGTGGATGAGCTCCTCCGGCAGCTCGCCGGCGCCGGTTTCGCCGGGGTGCCGCGCCCGCTGGGCTATGACGAGCGCGGCCGGCAGATCCTGACGTTCATCGAGGGCGAGGTGCCCGCCGGCGAGGGCCCGCACCGGCTCTCGGACGCCCGGATCCGCAGCGCGACCGAGCTGATCCGTGCCTTCCACGACGCGACGGCCGCCACACCGCTGCGCGAGGACCAGGAGATCGTCTGCCACGGCGACCTGGGCCCGCACAACACCGTGTTCGACGGCGAGCGGGCGATCGCCATCATCGACTTCGAGGACGACGTCGGCCCGGGCCGCCGGGTGGACGACTTCGCGCAGGCGGTGTGGGGCTTCGTGGACCTGACCGACGCCGGCGTCGCCGTGGCCGACCAGGCACGCCGGACCCGGCTGATGTGTGACACCTACGGCGGCGTCACGCCCGCCGCGGTCGTCGAAGCCCTGACCGCGCGTTTCCACCGGGCCCGTGACCACCATCGCGCCGCGGGCCTGCGCGGCGCCGAACAGGTCTTCGACGACCTGCTGACCTGGATGTCACGCTTCGGCACCCGGATCGCCCGCGGCTGA
- a CDS encoding ABC transporter permease: MTTLSPATSLRDTATLTGRVLRHWQRSPVTILIGLLFPVLMVLMFGYLFGGAMAVPDGDYMDFLIPGMLAMTMLFGLEAMVIAVTTDTAKGVTERIRAMPVTTTAILAGRSAADLLNAVVGLAVMVLTGLLVGWTAHRGLPLTLAALGLLVWLRFAFTWIGIYLGLLLKTPESAVSVQILVWPVGFLSSAFVSPGTMPGWLGTIAAWNPLSATATAIRQLFGNPDWNAHGWPTEHAVALALIWPALLTAIFLPLAARRYRALSR; this comes from the coding sequence ATGACGACTCTCTCCCCCGCCACAAGCCTGCGCGACACCGCCACCCTGACCGGTCGCGTACTGCGGCACTGGCAGCGCAGCCCCGTGACGATCCTCATCGGCCTGCTGTTCCCGGTGCTGATGGTGCTGATGTTCGGCTACCTCTTCGGCGGCGCCATGGCCGTGCCGGACGGCGACTACATGGACTTCCTGATCCCGGGCATGCTGGCGATGACCATGCTGTTCGGCCTGGAGGCCATGGTCATCGCCGTCACCACCGACACCGCCAAGGGCGTCACCGAACGCATCCGGGCCATGCCGGTCACCACCACGGCGATCCTCGCGGGCCGCAGCGCGGCCGACCTGCTCAACGCCGTCGTCGGCCTCGCCGTCATGGTCCTGACCGGACTGCTCGTCGGCTGGACGGCGCACCGCGGCCTGCCGCTGACCCTCGCCGCCCTCGGGCTGCTGGTCTGGCTGCGGTTCGCGTTCACCTGGATCGGCATCTACCTCGGACTGCTGCTCAAGACCCCGGAATCCGCGGTATCCGTGCAGATCCTGGTGTGGCCGGTCGGATTCCTCTCCAGCGCCTTCGTCTCACCCGGGACGATGCCCGGCTGGCTCGGCACCATCGCCGCGTGGAACCCGCTGTCCGCCACCGCGACGGCGATCCGGCAGCTGTTCGGCAACCCCGACTGGAACGCGCACGGCTGGCCGACCGAGCACGCGGTCGCCCTCGCCCTGATCTGGCCCGCCCTGCTCACGGCGATCTTCCTACCCCTGGCCGCCCGCCGGTACCGCGCGCTGAGCCGCTGA
- a CDS encoding ABC transporter ATP-binding protein has protein sequence MAYGESTDWAIQAIGLRKRYGDRTALDGFDLNVRPGTVCGLLGPNGAGKTTAVRILTTLLRPDAGRAFVDGHDALADPRTVRYRIGLVGQNASVDEILSGRQNLVMFAKLYHLPTAQARRRADELLERFDLTEAAGRSVAEYSGGMRRRLDLATSLLLAPPVLFLDEPTTGLDPRARIEVWAAIRSLVGSGTTVLLTTQYLEEADQLADQIVLIDAGRVVAEGTPDELKARVGPDRVETVTRKPTLDEVFLQLTGRPATTTTAQNPEPAA, from the coding sequence ATGGCATACGGAGAAAGCACCGACTGGGCGATACAGGCCATCGGCCTGCGCAAGCGATACGGGGACCGGACGGCGCTCGACGGCTTCGACCTGAACGTGCGGCCGGGCACGGTGTGCGGCCTGCTCGGCCCGAACGGCGCCGGCAAGACCACGGCGGTGCGGATCCTGACCACCCTGCTCCGCCCGGACGCCGGCCGGGCGTTCGTCGACGGCCACGACGCCCTCGCCGACCCGCGCACGGTGCGCTACCGGATCGGCCTGGTCGGCCAGAACGCGTCGGTCGACGAGATCCTCAGCGGCCGCCAGAACCTCGTCATGTTCGCGAAGCTGTACCACCTGCCCACGGCACAGGCCCGCCGCCGCGCGGACGAGCTGCTCGAACGCTTCGATCTGACCGAGGCCGCCGGCCGGTCCGTCGCCGAGTACTCCGGCGGGATGCGCCGCCGGCTCGACCTGGCCACCAGCCTGCTCCTGGCCCCGCCGGTGCTGTTCCTGGACGAGCCGACCACCGGCCTCGACCCGCGGGCCCGGATCGAGGTCTGGGCCGCGATCCGCTCGCTCGTCGGCTCCGGCACCACGGTCCTGCTCACCACCCAGTACCTGGAGGAGGCCGACCAGCTCGCCGACCAGATCGTGCTCATCGACGCCGGCCGGGTCGTGGCCGAGGGCACCCCCGACGAGCTCAAGGCCAGGGTCGGCCCCGACCGGGTCGAGACCGTCACCCGCAAACCCACCCTCGACGAGGTCTTCCTCCAGCTCACCGGCCGCCCCGCCACCACGACCACCGCACAGAACCCGGAGCCGGCAGCATGA